GGTCTCGATCATGTAGGAGAAGTCGCCGAGCACCGCGAGCGTCGCGCCGAGCCCCATGGCGTGCCCGTTGACGCGGGTGATCAGCGGTTTCTCCAGACGGAGGATCGAATATACGAGGTCCTTCGCCTCCCGCATCCCGCGCAGCCAGGCCGCGTGGTCCGCAGTCGTCAGCCTCCGCAGCATGTTCTTGACATCTCCGCCGGCGGAGAATGCGCGATCCCCGGCCCCCGTCAGGACGACCACCTTGACGTCGGGATCCCGGTTGATCGTCGAGAAGATGTGGGAAAGCTCCAAGTGCATTGCGGGGAAGCTGGCGTTCATCGGGGGGTTATGAAGAGTAATCACCATAACCGCGCGACGCTTCTCGATCTGAAGCGCCTTATATTCAGAATATAGTTCCAAAATCCTGGCCCCCAGAGCTCAGCTTAAGACAATCTCGGCCCCGCAGATGGCTGCGGTACGTGGCCACCATTCGCCGGCTGGATCAGGCTCATCTGCGGGGCTCGCGGATGCGCCTCATCGGCACCCGACGGACCGGCTCGGTATTTCACACCGCTGTTGGGCCAACTACTGCGAATCCGTCAGGATATCGGCGGCGTCCGCACTACTGCCGTTCTGGGGACGCCGCTGCCCGCCCAGCGCGTCAGTTCACGCCGGAGATGCTCGACCCGGGGGCCGTCGTGCGTTTCCTGCGAGCATGGGTATCCGGGGAATGCTGGCCGGCTTTTGCTGCGATGGCGACGACATCCTGCCACACCTTCCGGACGGCTTCCCGGTCGTCGTCGGCGTTCATCGCGACCACGACCTCCACCCTGGCGTCGCTGTCGATCACTTCCTTGGGAAGAAGCGAGCTGTTGACGCTGTCCTCGAATCCCCAAGCAACAAGGCAGATACGGTTCGCCAAGGCGAAGTGGAAGGCCGCGAGCGGGCCTTCCGAAACCCAATGGGGCCTCGCGCCGGCGCCCAGAAACGGACCGTAGATGGTCTCGAATGAATAGTCGTTGTCGATCAGGGGAATGGCGACGTCCAGCTCGCTTATGTCTGCCATGGATAGCTGGGGCTTTTTCGCCAGAGGGGATTCCTCGGGGACCAGCAGGCGGGGAGAGCCATTGTGGATCGTCAGGAAGTCGTAACGCTCCATGTCGTGGAGACGGCCGACGAGGCACATGTCGATTTCCCTGTCCCTTAGCTGGTTCATCAGCTCCGTGGTGTCGCTGACGACGGTCTTGAGGACGATTTCCGGGTGACACTTCGACACCGCCTCGAGAAGGGCCTTCCTCGCCGGCAGCCAGAAGGACGAGTCCGCCAATCCGAACAGGAGCTCGTTCTTCCCCGCCCCGAGCGACCGGGCGACCGACTCGACGCGTCTCGCGGCATCGGCGATTTCCTTCACGCTCTCGAAGAATTCCGCGCCTTCGGGAGTGAGCGTCGCATTGCGGTCGGACCGGTCGAACAAAAGGAAGCCCAGATGCGATTCCAGCTGCTTGATCTGCCGCGAGAGCCATGTCGGCTCGACGCCCAGCTTGAAAGCCGCCGCCGGCAGGGATTTGGCACGAGCGACGTGGTAGAATTGCACGAGCCGCCTAAGGTCTTGGTCCATCCTCATTCGTTGTTCTGCGGATCCCCACTCGGACGCGATTCTGGCTGATCGCCGCGTCTCGAGCCGGAATGGCCTCCTCCTTAGTTGACGTTCATGCACATCGACCGGTGCTGGCATTCCCACGTGCGCCATCACGGATGTTGCCGAAGCTCGGGCATTTTGCGAAGGACATCAATGCGCTTCAAGCGCCAACCATCCTTTTCCGCACCATTCCTACCGCACCAGGCGCGCGGGGCGCAAGCGCCTTCCTAGTAGATGGCCATGCTCGAAAGAAACTGCGGTTCGCTCGATGGCCGGGATGGTCAGCGAAATCCAATATTTCGGCACGAGTACTTCGGAGAATGATACAATACGCCTACTATCGACCCCAGTACATATGAGTTTTTACGGTTGATCGACACTCCCGTACGCAGCGATCTTCGTTATCAGCGAAGTCGGCGGGCGGGTTTTTGCGAGGCGCCTGGTCATCAAAAAAGAGGGGAGAGAGCCCCAAGGAACGATTTCGGACGCCGACTTAACCTTTTCGAATATTTTCGACGTTCTGCGCGGTGGACCAGAATGTCCGAACGGCCCGCCGTTCGTCATCCTTGTTCTTCAGGGCGACCACCTCCATCATCGCCGTGCAGTCGGAGATTTCCCTGAGCACGAGGGAGTCGCTGATCACATGCTCGAAACCCCAGGCGATCATCCCCATCCGTCTGGATGCCGCGAAATACATGGCGGCATAGACGCCTTCGGGTGACCAGTGAGGTCGCGCTCCGGCGTTCAGGAAAGGCTGGTAGATCAGTTCGAACGAGAAATTATTGTCTATGACGGGGAAGACGACATCGAGATCGCGGAAATCCGACATCGTTATCGTCGGCTTGTCGGCCAGCGGGGACTCCCTGGGTATGAGCAGGAAGGGGCTGTTCCGGTAGATTACGGTGCGGTCGAACTCATCCATGGGTTTGACGGCGCCGATGATGGCGATATCGACCGCTCCCTGCATCAGATCGTCGAACAGTTCGGTGCTGGTCTTGGCCGTGGTGGAGATGACCATGTTCGGATGCCGCGATCGGAACGACGTGAGTAACGCCTGTCTGACCGGGATCCAGAATGTGGAACTGCTGATCCCCACGGTGAGTTGAAGGCTCTTTTTCTGCTCCAGAGCATAAGCCACCGCTTGCGCCTGGTTCGCAGCGTTCGCCAGCTGCTTCACGGCGCTGAAGAGCTGCTGCCCCTCCGGCGTCAGCGTGACGTTCCTGGTGGTTCGCTTCAGCAGGCGGCAGCCCAGCTGAGTTTCCAGCTGCTGGATCTGACGCGACAGCCATGTCGGATCGACGTGCAGTTTCTGGGCCGCCCGGATGAACGACGTCCCTTCCGCCACGTAGAAGAAGCGCACTGCGCGCGCGAGATCGACATCCATGTACGCCACCGGCCCGCTTGACTTGAAGTGGCCGGTTGTGGGCCGTTTCCGTTCTTCGGTCAATCGCGCGGCGGGCCGGAAGCCCGGTTCGGGCGGGCCTGGATTGCTGCGAATATGGCGTGAATTTCGGGAAGGAAGCACTTCTCACAACGCGGTCCCGCCAGCAGGGTCCGGGCTCACGCGGCAACAACGCGGCCTATTCAATTCATACGATCGAGCATGGCAACGGCGCAGATGGATGGACATGCGGGCGAGACCTGGACCCCGGAGGAGCGCGCAATTCGTCGCGACCTGGCGGCGTGCTATCGGCTCGTTGCGCTCTACGGCTGGGATGATTTCACGGGAACCCATATCTCGGCGCGGCTGCCGGGCGAGAGCGACGCGTTCCTGATCAATCCCTATGGCATGTTCTTCGAGGAGATCACGGCGTCGAGCCTGGTCAAGGTGAACCTCGCCGGGGACATCATCGAGCCCTC
The sequence above is drawn from the Rhizorhabdus dicambivorans genome and encodes:
- a CDS encoding LysR family transcriptional regulator, whose protein sequence is MPAPVDVHERQLRRRPFRLETRRSARIASEWGSAEQRMRMDQDLRRLVQFYHVARAKSLPAAAFKLGVEPTWLSRQIKQLESHLGFLLFDRSDRNATLTPEGAEFFESVKEIADAARRVESVARSLGAGKNELLFGLADSSFWLPARKALLEAVSKCHPEIVLKTVVSDTTELMNQLRDREIDMCLVGRLHDMERYDFLTIHNGSPRLLVPEESPLAKKPQLSMADISELDVAIPLIDNDYSFETIYGPFLGAGARPHWVSEGPLAAFHFALANRICLVAWGFEDSVNSSLLPKEVIDSDARVEVVVAMNADDDREAVRKVWQDVVAIAAKAGQHSPDTHARRKRTTAPGSSISGVN
- a CDS encoding LysR family transcriptional regulator, giving the protein MDVDLARAVRFFYVAEGTSFIRAAQKLHVDPTWLSRQIQQLETQLGCRLLKRTTRNVTLTPEGQQLFSAVKQLANAANQAQAVAYALEQKKSLQLTVGISSSTFWIPVRQALLTSFRSRHPNMVISTTAKTSTELFDDLMQGAVDIAIIGAVKPMDEFDRTVIYRNSPFLLIPRESPLADKPTITMSDFRDLDVVFPVIDNNFSFELIYQPFLNAGARPHWSPEGVYAAMYFAASRRMGMIAWGFEHVISDSLVLREISDCTAMMEVVALKNKDDERRAVRTFWSTAQNVENIRKG